TGTCCGAGTATATGGAGAAACACAGTGTGTCACGTCTAGTCGGTGCACCTCCAGGATACATCGGTTATGAAGAAGGCGGTCAGTTAACGGAAGCGGTACGACGGAATCCATATGCTGTTGTATTATTGGATGAAATTGAAAAAGCGCATCCTGATGTAGCGAATATTTTACTGCAAATTTTAGATGATGGTCGCATTACAGATAGTCAAGGACGTTTAGTCAACTTTACGAACACTGTCATCATCATGACATCGAATATCGGGTCGGCTTATTTACTTGAAAATGAGTTAGACGATTCAGAGCATGCCAAAGAAGATTTGATCATGGCCGCACTTCGTAGTCATTTCAAACCGGAGTTATTGAACCGAATGGATGATATCATTATCTTCCACTCATTAACTACTGATTCATTTAAAGCAATCACTGACAAGATGCTTGGTGATTTGGTTGAGCGTCTGGAAGAGCAAGATGTAGTGTTGGTCTATGACGACGACGTACTCGACTGGATTGTTCGAGAAGGGGCAGATGCGGACTTCGGTGCGCGGCCATTGAAACGATTTATTCAGCGACATGTGGAAACGAAAGTTGCGAAAGAGGTTATACGAGGCGGTCTTGTGGAAGGACAGCAAATCAAGCTCTCTATGCAAGAAGGAGAATTGGTTGTGGAAGTTATTCGATAAGATCAAAATAAAAAGCGTAGGAACTGTTGAACAGTTCTTACGCTTTTTGGTCGTAAATCAAACGTCTGCTGGTGATTCGTCTGGAATGATTGTAGTAATAATCAATACAAGGATAGCCAAAACGATTGAGACGGTAACGCCCGCCATGAAGTCAAATGCATTGCCCCCAATGGAGCCGGCAACATAGTTTAACATAGCTACTAAGAGGAACGACCAAACAAATGTCATAATATAGTGCATGATTTTCACCTCGACTAGTCTATTTCATAGTACATCATACCATAGTAAGCTAAAACGTTGAAATGAAATTATACATTATATTTGACGGAAACGTGTCCTCGTCTTGAAAAAACCTATTTTTTCTTCTATAATTACTACCAGGTACTAATATTAGATGATAAGGAACGGGGTAGATGAGATGAGAGCTGGACTTTTAGGGATGGGGAAATATGTTCCACCAACTGTTTTAACAAACCATGATTTAGAAAAACGTTTAGATACATCAGACGAATGGATTCGCACGCGTACGGGAATAGAAGAGCGTCGAATTGCAGAAGATACTATTGATACATCGGACATGGCGTTTGAAGCAGCAAAAGACGCATTACAGTCAGCAGATATTCGTGCCGATCAAATCGGTCTCATCTTGGTAGCTACGGTTACGCCAGATAATATTTTCCCGTCTGTCGCAACGATGATCCAAGAACGTCTAGGTGCTAAAAATGCAGCGGCGATGGATATTTCTGCAGCATGTGCAGGCTTCATCTACGGTATAGTAACAGCAAA
This window of the Sporosarcina ureae genome carries:
- a CDS encoding DUF2929 family protein, with translation MHYIMTFVWSFLLVAMLNYVAGSIGGNAFDFMAGVTVSIVLAILVLIITTIIPDESPADV